One Companilactobacillus farciminis KCTC 3681 = DSM 20184 genomic window, CAAATCATCTACGATCGTCTAGACGTTCAATTTGATCACTTTACTGGTGAATCATTCTACAATGACAAGATGGATGCCATCGTTGACACACTTGAAGAAAAAGGTCTTCTAAAAGAAAGTCGCGGTGCTGAAATCGTTGACTTGTCAGAATACGACCTATCACCAGCTTTGATCAAGAAGACTGATGGTGCCACACTTTACATTACACGTGACTTGGCTGCTGCTAAGTACCGTAAAGATACTTTCGACTTTGTTAAATCACTTTACGTTGTTGGTAGTGAACAAGCAGAGCACTTTACAAAACTTAAGATTGTTCTTAAGAAGATGGGTTACGACTGGTCAGACGATATCGACTACATTCCATTTGGTTTGATCACAACAGGTGGTAAGAAGCTTTCAACTCGTTCCGGTCGTGTTATCTTGCTAGAAAACGTCCTAAACGATGCCGTTGACTTAGCTAAGAAACAAATCGAAGAAAAGAACCCAGATTTGAAGAACAAAGATGCCGTTGCTGAAGCAGTTGGTGTCGGTGCGGTAGTCTTCCACGATTTGAAGAATGACCGTCGTGATAGTTTTGACTTTAACCTTGAAGAAGTTGTTCGTTTCGAAGGTGAAACTGGTCCTTACGTTCAATACACAAATGCTCGTGCATTAAGTATTTTGAGAAAAGCCGGCGATGTAGACTACAAGGATGCTGAAAACTTGGCTGTTACAGATCCAGAAGCTTGGGATACTATCAAGATGCTTCAAAACTTCCCAGACGTTGTTAAACGTGCTGCTAAGGATTATGAACCATCAGTTGTTGCTAAGTACGTTCTAAAGCTTGCTAAGAGCTTTAACCAATACTACGCACACAGTAAGATTTTGGCTGACGACGAAGGTCTTAAAGCAAGACTTGCACTTGTTAAATCAGTTTCAATCGTTCTACAAATGTCATTAGGACTATTAGGTGTTAAAGCTCCAGAAGAAATGTAGGATGAATTGAATTGTGAATCGAAAAATCTTTGATGAATTATCAGAAATAAAAACAACCACACTAGATTTAGCATGGTTGTTACTGGCAATAAGTTTCACATATTTGAATTATCAAACGTTTAATATCTGGTATGGGATTTTAGGATTTATCGCCGTATTCTTCATTCATCTGTTCATTAACTTCCATAATAACTATATGGATTATAAGAATTCTACGAGTGAAGAATATCGACAAAAAATCAGTACTATCGGTATTAATCGTGAATCACTGGCAATAGTCAAAAAATGGATGCTCGGTTTGGCCATTTTTCCATTAATAATTGGAGCCTTTCTGACATATCAAACTAGTTGGATAACGTTGATGATCGGGGTCATCGGGGTTGCCATCGGCTTGTTATATTCAGCAGGTCCCAAGCCACTTAATTCTACATTTATTGGAGAAATCGTGGTGGCTATTGCCATAAGCCAATTGATTCCAATAGCCTACTCCTATCTTGGGTTATTCGGGTCAGGGAAATTTGATTCTAGCACTGCCATCTCAATTGTTTTGGCCTGTCTGCCAAACACTTTTGCATTCCTATGTGCAGAGTTGAGTAATGGTACTTGTGACTTAGAAGCGGATCTCAAAAATGGTCGTAATACATTGGTTAGTAAAGTAGGGAAAGCCAATGCCTTAAGTTTGTTTAAAGCTAGT contains:
- the argS gene encoding arginine--tRNA ligase — encoded protein: MDFKKQVVDALVKVLPEEITEEQVTNLIEKPKTSDLGDYAFPTFILAKTLHKAPNMIAEELVGKIDTTGFEKVVNTGAYINFFLDKEAFSKDVINEVLTEQTNYGNADQGKGRNVPIDMSSPNIAKPMSMGHLRSTVIGNSIAKIISKLNYNPVKINHLGDWGTQFGKLIVGYKLWGSVEEVEADPINNLLKYYVRFHKEAEEKPELDDEARAWFKKMEDGDKEALALWTWFKELSLKEFQIIYDRLDVQFDHFTGESFYNDKMDAIVDTLEEKGLLKESRGAEIVDLSEYDLSPALIKKTDGATLYITRDLAAAKYRKDTFDFVKSLYVVGSEQAEHFTKLKIVLKKMGYDWSDDIDYIPFGLITTGGKKLSTRSGRVILLENVLNDAVDLAKKQIEEKNPDLKNKDAVAEAVGVGAVVFHDLKNDRRDSFDFNLEEVVRFEGETGPYVQYTNARALSILRKAGDVDYKDAENLAVTDPEAWDTIKMLQNFPDVVKRAAKDYEPSVVAKYVLKLAKSFNQYYAHSKILADDEGLKARLALVKSVSIVLQMSLGLLGVKAPEEM
- a CDS encoding prenyltransferase; protein product: MNRKIFDELSEIKTTTLDLAWLLLAISFTYLNYQTFNIWYGILGFIAVFFIHLFINFHNNYMDYKNSTSEEYRQKISTIGINRESLAIVKKWMLGLAIFPLIIGAFLTYQTSWITLMIGVIGVAIGLLYSAGPKPLNSTFIGEIVVAIAISQLIPIAYSYLGLFGSGKFDSSTAISIVLACLPNTFAFLCAELSNGTCDLEADLKNGRNTLVSKVGKANALSLFKASWAIAFLLVPILALTKVVPYITLLIVLLYPNIWDDFRPYLKEQVKTKTYPLVIKAVSKFSVTYILLIAVGAIIKLVMSVL